A window of Agrobacterium tumefaciens contains these coding sequences:
- a CDS encoding MFS transporter: MRTKKSFRLEVLPLLAALAANAAAQAFLLVLLPSLGRDLGFDALETGLLLSSAALFLVLFAPAWGKISERAGRKPVLLIGLAGAALGPLLIAIVISFRIDEALDRIPALILLFAARAAQSMLSAGLLPAAQAWMADRTAPENRAEGMGLLGASYGIGGILGAGLAFVVGGTHPLVALVSLATLVLFGFGLVFAKVTDRTTSAMAQSLPYPHLDMRRIAPGLAITLIGVCVYAIMQHVTALRLEDSMDLSRPDAISSGGAALMGAAIVMALTQTFGIGKLRRPPHHLIRIGAAAGVLSLAGVTLATTPAALFASLLVLGGALGILLPGNLALISIKAGMNAQGRAAGVNAVAQGLAMAAGPVAGAALHRLSPLAPGAASVILMLAALIIGLGVREKS, encoded by the coding sequence ATGAGAACGAAGAAAAGTTTCCGTCTGGAGGTGCTGCCTTTGCTTGCCGCGCTCGCCGCCAATGCCGCGGCGCAAGCCTTTCTGCTCGTCCTCCTACCGTCACTGGGACGGGATCTCGGCTTCGATGCACTCGAAACTGGTTTGCTGCTCAGCAGCGCCGCGCTCTTTCTCGTCCTCTTCGCCCCAGCCTGGGGAAAGATCAGTGAAAGAGCCGGCCGGAAACCCGTTCTGCTGATCGGTCTCGCCGGTGCGGCGCTCGGCCCGCTCCTTATAGCGATCGTTATCTCGTTCAGAATAGACGAAGCGCTTGACCGCATCCCCGCGCTTATCCTTCTGTTTGCTGCGCGGGCAGCCCAGTCGATGCTATCGGCCGGCCTGCTACCCGCGGCGCAGGCGTGGATGGCCGACCGAACTGCGCCCGAAAACCGCGCTGAAGGCATGGGCCTGCTCGGCGCTTCCTACGGTATCGGTGGCATTCTCGGCGCGGGCCTCGCGTTCGTTGTCGGCGGAACTCATCCGCTCGTGGCGCTCGTCAGTTTGGCAACGCTTGTTCTCTTCGGGTTCGGCCTTGTTTTCGCGAAGGTTACCGACCGAACCACGTCGGCGATGGCGCAGTCACTGCCGTATCCGCACCTTGATATGCGGCGTATCGCTCCTGGCCTTGCCATCACCTTGATCGGCGTTTGCGTCTACGCAATCATGCAGCACGTCACGGCGCTGAGACTTGAGGACAGCATGGACCTGTCGCGGCCAGATGCGATCTCGAGTGGCGGCGCAGCCCTTATGGGTGCGGCCATCGTCATGGCGCTGACCCAGACCTTCGGCATTGGCAAGTTGAGGCGGCCGCCGCATCATCTGATCCGGATCGGGGCTGCAGCCGGCGTTCTGTCGTTGGCAGGCGTAACGTTGGCAACCACCCCGGCCGCGCTATTCGCGTCGCTGCTCGTCCTGGGCGGCGCACTTGGCATTCTTCTTCCGGGCAATCTAGCCCTCATCAGCATCAAGGCAGGTATGAATGCGCAAGGTCGTGCAGCGGGCGTCAACGCCGTCGCGCAGGGACTCGCCATGGCGGCTGGCCCGGTAGCGGGCGCAGCACTTCATCGATTGTCGCCGCTGGCGCCGGGTGCAGCGTCTGTCATCCTTATGCTTGCCGCACTCATCATCGGCCTCGGAGTAAGGGAGAAATCATGA